The Bos taurus isolate L1 Dominette 01449 registration number 42190680 breed Hereford chromosome 18, ARS-UCD2.0, whole genome shotgun sequence nucleotide sequence GGGTTTGATCTGACTTGGGTTTCAGAGGTTCCCTCCCTGTTCCACCCTTTCTCTGGCCTTCTCTCCCATCTGAGTTTGGAGCTCTACCCCCTGTCCCCTCTGGCTCCTGACCCATACTGACATCAGTGCAGTATATTGGTCAGTAGCTTCCATGTGAGAGGCAGACAAACTGGGTATGAGTCCTGACTCTTAACACTCAGGAGTTCTGCCCCCTTTGGTGAGCAGTTTGACCTCACtgagcctgtttcttcatctgtaaaatgggaatttaAGGACTTGGCAAGATGATgatgtggtttagtcactcagtcatgtccaactctttgtgaccccatggactataacctgccaagctttcctgtctgtggaattctccaggcaagaatactggagtgggttgccattcccttcatccaggggatcttcccaacccagggatccaacctgagtctcctgcatcggcaggtagattcttgaccactgagccacctgggctaGGTCTAAACGTATCCAACACAGAGCTGCACGGATATCACATGCAAGAGAAGGGAATACGATTAACAGCCACTCTgatgcaaaagaagaaaataactttcTTTTGGGGTAAGAGATGACAGAAGCTTCAACAAAGGCAGTGTGGATGGGAAGGAAACGGAAGAAGAGGACTTGAGACTGACTCTGGAGGATGAAGTAGGGACGAGACGAGACCAAGGCAACATCTAAGAGTTCAGCTTGGAGGACTCGGTGGGTGGTGAGGCCTTCGCTGGCAGAGGGACCTGGAAGGAGGAAGACATGGGGTGACGTGGGGAGTGTACAGTGTTCAGGTTCACTGCGGGGAGAGCCTCTccccaatgtgtcaaagcaaagTTTCCTTAGCTCATTCTGAGAGGTCGCCCTTTTGATGAGTGGAATTTACTCcaatatttattaatagtatCTAATCTATTTGGCCTTATTCTTgacatcttatagttttctttctgtttttattcctaaactcactttttcttttgtaCTAGGGGtcaccccttcccctccctgccaACATACTGAAATTGCTGTCAACATTAAATATTAACCCATATCTACACCCTCCTGCCCAAGCACTTGAGGAGTTTTGCCTCGTTTCACTTTTCCTTTGCTTCCCCATGTCTATCTGGGTTCCTCCAGGCAACCAGGCTGGTCTCCCCGTATCCAGTTGGGGGTAGGGGGCAGTTCCTCCTCACCGTCTCTGGTTCCCAGGAGGGGTGTGGGGACTCTGTCTGGGTCCAAGCATGGCGAACGTGGCACCCAGTCTCAGGTTCCAGGGATAGCGTGTAGGAGAGATTGTCCTCGGAGCCTGTGTGCAGGGGCGCAGGTGGGAGGGACGTAGGTATGATGGGAAAGGCCTCATGACCTCGGAATGAATCCCCGTCCGTCCACCAGGCCCCCCTTCCCAGGACTGCCACACCCTGGGTCTTACCACAGCTGGCCTGGGGAACTGGAGTGGGTGGGACAGGGGCTTCTGGGGGACTCGCATCGCCCTTGGCCCCTGGCCTCTTCTTACACTCCACCTTCACTTGGTCTCTGCAGTGTCTGTGGCAACACAGCCCACAGTCTGGGGGAAATTCAGAGGTTAGTGCCAGAGGCCCAGTCCATGTCCCCCATTCTTCCAGCTTGGAGGTCCTAGATCCCCTTTCTCTACTGATGCTCCACTCACCCCGACAGCGGTAGCCTTGCTTGGTGACACCCCAAAGCTGGGAAGAGAGAGCAGAACAGGTTACCTAGGCTAGGAGAGGGAGAGCTCTGATTGGGGTAGGGACAGGGGCTGTCTGCAGGAAACCATCCAGGTTTTGGAAGTGCCCAAGGCTAGAGGCCTATGTGGAGTCTGGGAGACTCAAGGAATTTGGAGATTTGTCTCAAGTTTGGAGAGTCACCTATGATATGAGAATCGGACAAAATCCAGAGTTAATAAAACATACATTCTATGGGCAAGGGTTGCGTCTGTTCTGTTTCCGCCtgtccccctccacccccgcccACAGCCTATAACTGCGCCTAGCGCCCTGGAGGTGCTCAGTGTCTATTCAGTGAATTAAAAAAGTGAATTTGGAAAGCAATCCAAGGTTTGCAAATCGGTCTGGGTTTGGGAGTGAGAGATCTGTCCGTTCCACAGATTGGAGGACAGACTTCCAAATCCAACTGGTTTTGGAAATTGTACAGAGTTTGAATCATTCAGGGCCTAGAGACTTGGGAGCCTGATTCAGTTTGCAGATAACCTACCCATTCAGTCCAGTGCGTggatgctcagttgtatctgactcttttcgaccccatggacggtagcccgccagacttctctgtctgtgggatttcccaggcaagaatactggagtgggttgccatttcctcctccaggggatcttcccaacccagggatcgaccttGTGTCTCtggtgactcctgcattggcaggcggattctttaccactgtgccacctggaaagcccttattATCCAGGGTTTGGCAGTTATCCAGGATGGAGACTGGGATTTGGGCATTGTCGAGACTTCAGCATTATCCAGGGTGTAGGGAACAGCCATTATTTAGGGTTTCTGTGAAGtgtttgttgttgagtcgctcagttgtttctgactttgtgaccccatgagctgaaccacgccaggcttccctgtgaaGTATGGGGACTATTTGAGCTGGAGGATTTTCCTGAATATGGGCATTATCTGGGGCTTGGGGATTGTGAGCGCCACAGGGAAGGGTTGGCTTTCCCAGCCCAGGCTGTGAAGAGTTAGGGTGCTCCAGGAGGGGTCCCTCAGGGTGATGGCGGGCAGAATGCTCACGAAGCCACTGCAGCTGTTACAGAAGGTGGGCTTGCGGAAGGTGACCTCCTGGAAGGTGTGCAGGAAGGCCAGGCCCAGCTTGGAGCAAATGGCACTGGCCCGAAGCAGGTATCCTGTCAGCTCCTCACGGCTGAAGGAGCCGCTCCTGGGGGAGAGACTGCACTTTAGCAGGCCTGGCCCTGTTCTCCCAGACCCAGGAGCCCTGGCTACCCCATGTCCTCATCTTAAGGGAACCCAGGAGTCGGGAGGACCTACCCCTGGCAGGGGGGTGGGTGAAGCCCATGGCAGGCGAAGGGGAAGTTGCCTGAGAGTCGCTCAAAGTCCTCCTGAGAGATAGTGCCGCGGCCGTCAGGGTCATAGTTCTTGAACACAGACTTGGGAGGAGCATGGGAAGGGGAGAGTAAGGTCAGATTAGGGTCCCCaccattatcttatttttttaatcttctgtcCACACCCCATGGCATGtcaatcttagttccttgaccaggggttgaacccacgccCTCTGCATTGGCAGTGTGGAGTTGTGACCTCTGGACCACAGGGAAAGTGCCCGGGGTCCCCACAGTCTTAGATCCCTCCTCCGGCTCAGGGCACCTCCTCACCTCCACCAGCTGCTCCACGTGCCGACCCAGAGTGACCGTGTCAGGCTTAGGTGTCACACCAGGGGCCCACTCCACCACCAGGGGCGCCTTGAAGGGCGAGGGTGGCTggggcagggacagaggggcACAGTTAGTCAGGGCAGAGGCTTGGgctggaggtcagaggtcagggcTGGGGTCTCACCAGACTCTTGGGACAGCGGGGCTCCCGGGCGTAGGAAAGCTCATAGATCTCGTCCTCCGTGTAGAAGAGATCCAGGGAAAGCTGGGGATGGGCAGGATGTTAAGGACCGTTCTTGTCTCCATCCTCCCCCTGCAAGCTAGGACTGCCCAGACCCCCAGTCTCCTCCTCTTTCCAAAACCCCTCTCTCCATGGTCCTCTCTCCCACTGAGCCCCCATTCACTCTCCATACCGCCGGCCTCCTAGTCCAGAAACACCATCTTCTCATTGAGGTGTTTTTTGTGTGTTGGTTTTTTTTGATCCTATTTAGAAGTGCAAACCTCTATCACTTTCCATTATCTGTTTCTGCTGTAATTTTCTCTATAGCACCTATTTTCTAGAAGACCATAcgatttacttatttacttttttcactGGCTCTCTCCCCCACAAGGAAGTCAGCCCCACAagacagcaattttttttttcctgatgtgcACACTGCTGTGAGCCTAAGTGCCTAAAGTAATGCCTGGCTCACAGCCGGTGTGCAATAAATATTTGGGCTGATGGCCTCAGAGCCAGCAAAGCATGGCAGCTTAGGCACCAATCATCAGAGGGCAGGACCAGCTTCAGAGGCAGGCCCCACACATAGAAGGGCCTTTGGTTCATTTAAGGCCCTGCTGTCACCCTCTTGAAATTCTCAAAAATTTCAAACAAGGAGCCCCACATCTtcaatttcctggtggtcctgaCTTAGGATCTGAAAGTCAACTTTTCAGTCTTTGACTACATGGTCCTCGAAATCCCAGTCTCTGTCAATTTATTGCTCTTTAGAAAGAA carries:
- the RASGRP4 gene encoding RAS guanyl-releasing protein 4 isoform X4; translated protein: MNRKDSKRKSHQECPVKTGGRGRPRQARRHKTCPSPREISKVMASMALGMLNEGGCSEDELLEKCIQSFDSAGSLRRGDHVLNMVLAMHSWVLPSAHFAARLLTLYQEATGSTQELRRLQICHLVRYWLTQHPETMHQDPQLEEVIGRFWATVEQEGNSVQQSLGDFSSRLSPGGPGPPHPMSSPGLGKKRKVSLLFDHLETGELAEHLTYLEFRSFQAITLSLDLFYTEDEIYELSYAREPRCPKSLPPSPFKAPLVVEWAPGVTPKPDTVTLGRHVEQLVESVFKNYDPDGRGTISQEDFERLSGNFPFACHGLHPPPCQGSGSFSREELTGYLLRASAICSKLGLAFLHTFQEVTFRKPTFCNSCSGFLWGVTKQGYRCRDCGLCCHRHCRDQVKVECKKRPGAKGDASPPEAPVPPTPVPQASCGSEDNLSYTLSLEPETGCHVRHAWTQTESPHPSWEPETVPLPAKASPPTESSKLNS